One Hyalangium minutum DNA segment encodes these proteins:
- a CDS encoding M4 family metallopeptidase, with protein MTIRRLDGQPPVVPTTRPTESQPANTVKATPTAAPKATVDQSGFTQAKRGPTDLTGASARIAALPGPLSPSSPEGQAAVKATVDFLNQQGGAQALSRGGSGAATDASKAFTPRTIERDELGMTHVRMDRTHEGVKVFGEQVIGHLDAQGKMDSVTGQTSQIPAGLGTKEPKLSSQDALAVAQKDFAGQTDRKPSVEKVVFQGADGQYHTGYHVELTNTTSQDARPRRENYLIDGETGKVAEKWNQMGGIELPSKAAKAAAPITGSATPNAEIKDLSTTSSEITLGQDATIDQLKVDLDLAHTYRGDLKVTLTSPSGKTAVLSDRAGGGADDIKGQFDLSKEFAGEKAAGKWTLTVEDKAKRDTGTLKSWSLTATPKEDQQPPTPPAGKGDDTSLYSGKVDLSTKQNADGSYSLDDSTRGSGVVTVDAQNKSTASNPVAFKDANNTWGEAGDDSRTKAAVDAHYGAQMTYDFYKNVLGRDSLDGKGEKLQSNVHIKNNYVNAYWDGKQMNYGDGDGKTAGPLTTLDIAGHEITHGLTERTAGLVYSGESGGLNEAFSDIMGTGVEWYASQQNEAVKFDWAVGEDAWTPTNGNPNDALRYMNDPTSDGYSVDHYSNYPKQTEVHGSSGIANNAFYLLSQGGTNKTSKQTVADGIGIEKGLKIYGRALTNYMTPRTTFAEARDATIKAATDLYGANSAEVQKVKESWSAVGVESKK; from the coding sequence GTGACGATCCGCCGCCTTGATGGTCAGCCCCCCGTTGTCCCCACCACCCGCCCCACCGAGTCTCAGCCTGCCAACACCGTGAAGGCGACGCCGACCGCGGCCCCGAAGGCCACGGTGGATCAGTCCGGCTTCACCCAAGCCAAGCGCGGCCCCACGGATCTGACGGGCGCCTCGGCCCGCATCGCGGCGCTGCCCGGCCCGCTGTCTCCCTCGAGCCCCGAGGGCCAGGCCGCGGTGAAGGCCACCGTGGACTTCCTCAACCAGCAGGGCGGAGCGCAGGCCCTGTCGCGCGGTGGCAGCGGCGCCGCGACGGACGCCTCCAAGGCCTTCACCCCGCGCACCATCGAGCGTGACGAGCTGGGCATGACGCACGTGCGCATGGACCGCACGCACGAGGGCGTGAAGGTGTTCGGCGAGCAGGTCATCGGCCACCTGGACGCGCAGGGCAAGATGGACAGCGTCACCGGCCAGACGTCGCAGATCCCCGCGGGCCTGGGCACCAAGGAGCCCAAGCTGTCCTCCCAGGACGCGCTGGCGGTTGCCCAGAAGGACTTCGCGGGCCAGACGGACCGCAAGCCCTCCGTGGAGAAGGTCGTCTTCCAGGGCGCCGACGGCCAGTACCACACCGGCTACCACGTGGAGCTCACCAACACCACGAGCCAGGACGCGCGTCCCCGCCGCGAGAACTACCTGATCGACGGTGAGACCGGGAAGGTCGCCGAGAAGTGGAACCAGATGGGCGGCATCGAGCTCCCCTCGAAGGCCGCGAAGGCCGCGGCTCCCATCACCGGCTCGGCCACCCCCAACGCCGAGATCAAGGACCTGAGCACCACCAGCTCGGAGATCACCCTGGGCCAGGACGCCACCATCGACCAGCTCAAGGTGGACCTGGACCTGGCGCACACCTACCGCGGTGACCTGAAGGTGACGCTGACGAGCCCCTCGGGCAAGACGGCGGTGCTCAGCGACCGCGCGGGCGGCGGCGCGGATGACATCAAGGGCCAGTTCGATCTGTCCAAGGAGTTCGCTGGCGAGAAGGCGGCGGGCAAGTGGACGCTCACCGTGGAGGACAAGGCCAAGCGCGACACGGGCACGCTGAAGAGCTGGAGCCTGACGGCCACCCCGAAGGAGGACCAGCAGCCTCCCACTCCCCCGGCGGGCAAGGGCGACGACACCTCGCTCTACAGCGGCAAGGTGGACCTGAGCACCAAGCAGAACGCGGACGGCTCCTACAGCCTGGACGACTCCACGCGCGGCAGCGGCGTGGTGACGGTGGACGCCCAGAACAAGTCCACGGCCAGCAACCCGGTGGCCTTCAAGGACGCCAACAACACCTGGGGCGAGGCCGGTGACGACTCGCGCACCAAGGCCGCGGTGGACGCGCACTACGGCGCGCAGATGACGTACGACTTCTACAAGAACGTGCTCGGCCGCGACTCGCTGGACGGCAAGGGCGAGAAGCTCCAGTCCAACGTCCACATCAAGAACAACTACGTGAACGCGTACTGGGACGGCAAGCAGATGAACTACGGCGACGGCGACGGCAAGACGGCCGGCCCGCTCACCACGCTGGACATCGCCGGCCACGAAATCACCCACGGCCTCACCGAGCGCACCGCGGGCCTCGTCTACAGCGGCGAGTCCGGCGGCCTGAACGAGGCGTTCAGCGACATCATGGGCACCGGCGTGGAGTGGTACGCCAGCCAGCAGAACGAGGCGGTGAAGTTCGACTGGGCGGTGGGCGAGGACGCGTGGACGCCGACCAACGGCAACCCGAACGACGCCCTGCGCTACATGAACGACCCGACGAGCGACGGCTACTCGGTGGACCACTACAGCAACTACCCGAAGCAGACCGAGGTCCACGGCTCCAGCGGCATCGCCAACAACGCGTTCTACCTGCTGAGCCAGGGCGGCACGAACAAGACCTCCAAGCAGACGGTGGCGGACGGCATCGGCATCGAGAAGGGCCTGAAGATCTACGGCCGCGCGCTGACCAACTACATGACGCCGCGCACCACGTTCGCCGAGGCGCGTGACGCCACCATCAAGGCGGCCACGGACCTGTACGGGGCCAACTCGGCGGAGGTGCAGAAGGTGAAGGAGAGCTGGAGCGCGGTGGGCGTGGAGTCCAAGAAGTAG
- a CDS encoding Coq4 family protein yields MWYPWRMVKAAYQVARTIREPERLEDIIELAGVLVPPQKLRRLTDSLWDIPSVARALRERPRMGAVDVAALRTLPAGTLGRAFADHLLENGLSVLPRLPARTDAEYVRAHLLEVHDVWHVLTGFGTQVAGELGLQAFSLAQLGSPFAAGILTGGLANTLLFAFSERDVRMRAIVRGWLLGKRARPLFGGAWARMWESPLDEVRALFGLEVTAVEALLPPVTQSC; encoded by the coding sequence ATGTGGTACCCATGGCGGATGGTGAAAGCGGCATATCAAGTGGCGCGCACCATCCGAGAACCGGAGCGGCTGGAGGACATCATCGAGTTGGCGGGAGTGCTCGTCCCTCCGCAGAAGCTGCGGCGGCTCACGGACAGCCTCTGGGACATCCCCTCTGTGGCCAGAGCCCTGCGCGAGCGTCCGCGCATGGGAGCGGTGGATGTGGCGGCGCTGCGCACCCTTCCTGCCGGGACACTCGGCCGGGCCTTCGCGGACCATCTGCTGGAGAACGGCCTGAGCGTCCTGCCCCGTCTGCCGGCCCGGACGGATGCGGAGTACGTCCGCGCCCATTTGCTGGAAGTGCATGACGTCTGGCATGTGCTCACCGGTTTCGGCACCCAGGTGGCCGGAGAGCTGGGGCTCCAGGCCTTCAGCCTGGCGCAGCTGGGCAGCCCATTCGCCGCAGGCATCCTCACCGGTGGCCTGGCCAACACCCTCCTGTTTGCCTTCTCCGAGCGGGACGTGCGCATGCGCGCCATTGTCCGCGGGTGGCTGCTTGGGAAACGGGCCCGGCCCCTGTTTGGGGGGGCCTGGGCGCGCATGTGGGAGAGCCCATTAGACGAGGTCCGAGCCCTGTTCGGACTGGAGGTGACGGCCGTCGAGGCGTTGCTGCCCCCCGTTACCCAATCGTGCTAG
- a CDS encoding site-2 protease family protein encodes MRSTRGAFKVASFRGIPIRLHYSLLLALPLLTLVFGSVVRQAARTASVPVELPGVVPFLWGLVVAVGLFASVLLHEMAHVFYALRTGGRVRSITLMIVGGVSEVTELPRRHRDEVLMALVGPLTSVVLGVLLIGLLAVLPESRIFTPRFALSYLSGLNIFLGLFNLLPAFPMDGGRILRGLLAGRMGLVRATRVASGVGKGFAGLFFLVGLLTLNPFLFVIAFVVLTGAHAEAQQVRARAVLEKLRVEQVMTPRFHGVELDTSVAEALADLHRARRPALPATEQDQPVGWVEVAELLRVPEPERAHRTVRELCRKAVVVSPEDDVWSAARRMVEAQPPLLLVLERGRLVGTVDGNDINAALALHQASEEGRPGGWPRWRQERPA; translated from the coding sequence ATGCGCAGCACGCGAGGAGCGTTCAAGGTGGCCTCATTCCGAGGCATCCCCATTCGCCTCCACTATTCCCTCCTCTTGGCGCTGCCGCTGCTCACCCTGGTGTTCGGCAGCGTGGTCCGCCAGGCTGCTCGGACGGCCTCCGTTCCGGTGGAGCTGCCTGGAGTGGTGCCCTTCCTCTGGGGGCTCGTGGTCGCCGTGGGGCTCTTCGCCTCCGTGCTCCTCCATGAGATGGCCCACGTCTTCTATGCGCTGCGCACCGGAGGCCGGGTGCGCTCCATCACCCTGATGATCGTCGGAGGTGTGTCCGAAGTGACCGAGCTGCCCCGGCGCCACCGGGACGAGGTCCTCATGGCGCTCGTGGGTCCGCTGACGAGCGTGGTCCTGGGCGTGCTGCTCATCGGACTCCTGGCGGTGCTGCCCGAGTCGCGCATCTTCACCCCGCGCTTCGCCCTCTCGTACCTGAGCGGGCTCAACATCTTCCTCGGCCTGTTCAACCTCCTGCCCGCCTTCCCCATGGACGGCGGCCGGATTCTCCGCGGGCTGCTCGCGGGGCGCATGGGCCTGGTGCGTGCCACACGCGTGGCCTCGGGGGTGGGCAAGGGCTTCGCGGGGCTCTTCTTCCTGGTGGGGCTGCTCACGCTCAACCCCTTCCTCTTCGTCATCGCCTTCGTCGTGCTCACCGGCGCCCACGCCGAGGCCCAGCAGGTGCGCGCCCGCGCCGTGCTCGAGAAGCTCCGCGTGGAGCAGGTGATGACGCCCCGTTTCCACGGCGTGGAGCTCGACACCTCCGTCGCGGAGGCCCTGGCAGACTTGCACCGCGCCCGGCGGCCTGCGCTCCCCGCCACCGAGCAGGATCAGCCTGTGGGCTGGGTGGAGGTCGCGGAGCTGCTCCGGGTGCCCGAGCCCGAGCGCGCCCACCGCACCGTCCGCGAGCTCTGCCGCAAGGCCGTGGTGGTGTCGCCCGAGGACGATGTCTGGTCCGCCGCTCGCCGGATGGTGGAAGCACAACCGCCCCTGCTCCTGGTGCTGGAGCGGGGGCGGCTGGTCGGGACGGTGGATGGAAACGACATCAACGCGGCCCTGGCGCTCCACCAGGCCTCCGAGGAGGGCCGGCCCGGTGGGTGGCCGCGCTGGCGCCAGGAACGTCCGGCCTGA
- a CDS encoding serine/threonine-protein kinase produces the protein MSNTPHTEAPFEAVPAVWHQGLTVGRYHLLARIAVGGMAEIWLARQAGLKGFEKFVVIKRILDGLGTDPEFVAMFLDEARIAAQLNHPHIVQIFDLGEEAGAFFIAMEYLPGENLAAIARTGARQSQPLPIPLAVRVIADAAEGLAYAHTKTGPDGKLLGIVHRDVSPQNILVTYDGVVKVVDFGIAKAATRESQTMVGQVKGKTAYMSPEQAKGQSLDARSDIFALGILLFELVTRSRLFQFSDPLEALRVVASDDPIPLAHERNPEVPATLGLIIARALARDPDQRYSTGRQFQYALEEWLRSQPEVPGAAELAAYMHERFGARIQERAKMLEAARNGEVSSTGIRRAVSSNTGDSMPGRAQVDEETTLEQSLRKRSRLSMTAAAVGGLLLLGGMGAFFALRSGGSVEPVPPPVATPPVAPAPPILTIETDPPGALIKVDGQEVGHSPLTLDTLSVGEHSVAASLEGRLPAERQVKLANPGERAMVLLALAVEPAPTPNPPPTSTETASPSASQSRPAKKAAMGKLTLDTTPWTRVFLRKQRLGDTPLIDVQLPAGKYQLKLVNEEKNISTVIEVEIRAGQTTAKKLRL, from the coding sequence GTGAGCAACACCCCCCACACCGAGGCCCCCTTCGAGGCCGTCCCTGCCGTCTGGCATCAGGGGCTGACGGTGGGCCGCTATCACCTGCTGGCGCGGATCGCCGTGGGGGGCATGGCGGAGATCTGGCTGGCCCGCCAGGCGGGGCTCAAGGGCTTCGAGAAGTTCGTCGTCATCAAGCGCATCCTGGATGGGCTGGGCACCGATCCCGAGTTCGTCGCCATGTTCCTGGACGAGGCTCGGATCGCCGCGCAGCTCAACCACCCCCACATCGTCCAGATCTTCGACCTGGGCGAGGAGGCGGGGGCCTTCTTCATCGCGATGGAGTACCTGCCGGGTGAGAACCTGGCCGCCATCGCACGCACTGGCGCGCGCCAGAGCCAGCCGCTGCCCATCCCCTTGGCGGTGCGCGTCATCGCCGACGCCGCCGAGGGCCTGGCCTACGCCCACACCAAGACGGGCCCGGACGGGAAGCTGCTCGGCATCGTCCACCGGGACGTGTCCCCGCAGAACATCCTCGTCACCTACGACGGCGTGGTGAAGGTGGTGGACTTCGGCATCGCCAAGGCGGCCACCCGCGAGAGCCAGACCATGGTGGGCCAGGTCAAGGGCAAGACGGCGTACATGTCGCCCGAGCAGGCCAAGGGCCAGTCCCTCGACGCGCGCAGTGACATCTTCGCGCTGGGCATCCTCTTGTTCGAGCTGGTGACGCGCTCGCGGCTCTTCCAGTTCTCCGATCCGCTCGAGGCGCTGCGGGTGGTGGCCAGCGATGACCCCATTCCCCTGGCGCACGAGCGGAACCCCGAGGTTCCCGCCACCCTGGGCCTCATCATTGCCCGGGCGCTCGCGAGAGACCCGGACCAGCGCTACTCCACCGGACGCCAGTTCCAGTACGCGCTGGAGGAGTGGCTGCGCAGCCAGCCCGAGGTGCCCGGTGCCGCCGAGCTCGCCGCCTACATGCACGAGCGCTTCGGCGCGCGCATCCAGGAGCGGGCGAAGATGTTGGAGGCGGCCCGCAACGGTGAGGTCTCCTCGACGGGCATCCGCCGCGCCGTGAGCAGCAACACGGGCGATTCCATGCCCGGGCGCGCCCAGGTGGATGAGGAGACCACGCTGGAGCAGTCCCTGCGCAAGCGGTCCCGGCTATCGATGACCGCCGCCGCCGTGGGCGGGCTGTTGTTGCTCGGGGGCATGGGCGCTTTCTTCGCCCTGCGCTCCGGTGGGTCGGTAGAGCCGGTGCCCCCTCCGGTGGCCACACCGCCCGTGGCTCCCGCGCCGCCGATCCTCACCATCGAGACGGATCCTCCCGGCGCGCTGATCAAGGTGGACGGCCAGGAGGTGGGGCACTCACCGCTGACACTCGACACGCTCAGCGTGGGCGAGCACAGCGTGGCCGCCTCGCTGGAGGGACGGCTGCCCGCGGAGCGGCAGGTGAAGCTGGCCAACCCTGGCGAGCGAGCCATGGTGCTGCTCGCCCTGGCGGTGGAGCCCGCCCCCACGCCGAATCCTCCTCCCACGTCCACCGAGACTGCGTCCCCCAGTGCTTCGCAGAGCCGGCCGGCGAAGAAGGCGGCCATGGGCAAGCTGACCCTGGACACGACGCCGTGGACCCGCGTCTTCCTGCGCAAGCAGCGGCTGGGAGACACTCCGCTCATCGACGTGCAGCTGCCTGCCGGGAAATACCAGCTCAAGCTCGTCAACGAGGAGAAGAACATCTCCACCGTCATCGAGGTGGAGATTCGCGCCGGGCAGACCACCGCGAAGAAGCTGCGGCTGTGA